A part of Pseudarthrobacter phenanthrenivorans Sphe3 genomic DNA contains:
- a CDS encoding NADPH-dependent F420 reductase yields the protein MTAVSILGQGNMGSVIAGIAEKGGNTVQVLGSGDIDKTITGEIVVLAVPYPAVQEILAQRAEQLAGKIIVDITNPLNFETFDSLTVPADSSAAAEIQAALPNSSVVKAFNTTFAATLAAGEIAGQPTTVLIAGDDADAKTRLAGLISAAGLRAIDAGSLRRARELEATGFLQIALAAGEKIAWTGGFAVKA from the coding sequence ATGACTGCAGTAAGCATCCTCGGACAAGGCAACATGGGCTCGGTTATCGCCGGCATCGCTGAAAAGGGCGGCAATACCGTGCAGGTCCTCGGCAGTGGCGACATCGACAAGACCATTACCGGAGAGATCGTTGTTCTGGCTGTTCCGTACCCTGCCGTGCAGGAGATCCTGGCCCAGCGTGCTGAGCAGCTCGCCGGCAAGATCATCGTTGACATCACCAATCCGCTGAACTTCGAAACCTTCGACTCCCTGACCGTGCCGGCCGATTCCTCAGCCGCCGCCGAGATCCAGGCCGCGCTTCCTAACTCCAGCGTAGTGAAGGCATTCAACACCACCTTCGCGGCCACCCTGGCCGCGGGCGAGATTGCCGGGCAGCCCACCACAGTGCTGATCGCCGGGGACGACGCGGACGCGAAGACCCGGCTCGCCGGGCTCATCTCCGCCGCCGGCCTGCGCGCCATCGACGCTGGATCACTGCGCCGGGCACGTGAGCTGGAGGCAACGGGATTCCTGCAGATCGCCCTCGCCGCCGGTGAAAAGATCGCCTGGACCGGCGGCTTCGCCGTCAAGGCCTAA
- a CDS encoding MarR family winged helix-turn-helix transcriptional regulator, whose amino-acid sequence METQWLTRDELAAWVRLYTVVELLPNALDSQLRRDADLTNFEYYVLAMLSEAPRQTLRMTDLAAQTSATLARLSHVVKRLEARGMVERFPCPEDRRATNARLTDEGQRKIVETAPGHVENVRRNVIDALTSEQLDQLRGIADALLEKLDPDAAMAPLYRARRTRVNFAIGGAAPKCAPRN is encoded by the coding sequence ATGGAGACGCAATGGCTTACAAGAGATGAATTGGCTGCCTGGGTACGGCTGTATACGGTGGTCGAACTGCTACCGAACGCGCTTGACTCCCAGCTCCGCCGCGATGCAGACCTGACGAACTTTGAGTACTACGTGCTCGCCATGCTTTCGGAAGCTCCCCGTCAGACGCTGAGGATGACGGATCTGGCAGCCCAGACGAGCGCCACGCTGGCGCGCCTGTCCCACGTTGTAAAGCGTCTTGAAGCGCGCGGAATGGTGGAGCGCTTTCCGTGCCCCGAGGATCGACGTGCAACCAACGCCCGGCTCACCGACGAGGGACAGCGCAAAATTGTCGAAACCGCACCCGGGCACGTGGAAAACGTCCGGCGGAACGTGATCGACGCACTAACTTCCGAACAGCTCGATCAGTTGCGGGGGATTGCCGATGCACTGTTGGAGAAGCTCGACCCTGACGCGGCGATGGCCCCTCTGTACCGGGCACGACGGACTCGAGTGAATTTTGCCATAGGAGGTGCGGCGCCAAAGTGCGCCCCACGAAATTAG
- a CDS encoding DoxX family protein: MTSTIQPAGTQSNIARAVLRLVVGVIFFAHGWQKIFDYTIPGTQASFAQMGVPAAQMVAPVIGFLELLGGAAIIVGVLVRPVAILLALDMLGALFLVHAPAGIFADKGGYELVLVLAAGSAALAIVGAGRFSIDALVFGRSDNRTLAALA, translated from the coding sequence ATGACTTCTACGATCCAGCCCGCTGGCACCCAGTCCAATATCGCCCGTGCAGTCCTGCGCCTCGTTGTGGGCGTTATCTTCTTCGCCCATGGCTGGCAGAAGATCTTCGACTACACCATCCCCGGCACCCAGGCATCCTTCGCGCAGATGGGGGTACCGGCCGCGCAAATGGTTGCTCCGGTGATCGGCTTCCTGGAACTCCTTGGGGGCGCCGCCATAATTGTCGGCGTGCTGGTTCGTCCCGTGGCCATACTCCTGGCACTGGACATGCTTGGCGCCCTCTTCCTGGTACACGCCCCGGCCGGAATCTTCGCTGATAAAGGTGGTTACGAACTCGTGCTCGTCCTCGCAGCCGGCTCCGCAGCCCTCGCCATCGTCGGGGCAGGCCGCTTCTCCATCGACGCTTTGGTCTTTGGCCGTAGCGACAACCGCACCCTCGCAGCATTGGCCTAA
- a CDS encoding adenylate kinase, translating into MLIIGPPGSGKGTQAERISERLGVVAISTGDIFRANVKGETPLGVEARKYMENGDFVPDSVTNKMVRDRLGESDVENGFLLDGYPRTTAQVDYLDGILSAGDEKLDVVLQLTADDEELVHRLLGRAKETGRSDDNETVIRHRLDLYHEQTEAVVAKYAGRGILTKVDGIGTVDEVTDRVMQAIKTAQAA; encoded by the coding sequence ATGCTGATTATTGGACCTCCCGGTTCCGGAAAAGGAACGCAGGCGGAGCGGATCTCAGAACGTCTGGGCGTTGTGGCCATCTCCACCGGCGACATCTTCAGGGCCAACGTGAAGGGGGAAACCCCGCTCGGCGTCGAGGCCAGGAAGTACATGGAGAACGGTGACTTTGTCCCGGACAGCGTGACCAACAAAATGGTCCGGGACCGCCTGGGCGAGTCCGACGTCGAAAATGGCTTCCTGCTGGACGGCTACCCGCGCACCACCGCGCAGGTGGACTACCTGGACGGGATTCTCTCCGCCGGTGACGAGAAGCTTGATGTGGTCCTGCAGCTGACCGCCGATGATGAGGAGCTGGTGCACAGGCTCCTGGGCAGGGCTAAGGAAACGGGCCGGAGTGATGACAACGAAACCGTCATCCGCCACCGCCTGGACCTGTACCACGAGCAGACCGAGGCCGTGGTGGCGAAATACGCCGGGCGCGGCATCCTCACCAAAGTCGACGGCATCGGGACCGTCGACGAAGTCACCGATCGCGTTATGCAAGCCATCAAGACCGCACAGGCAGCCTAG